The following are from one region of the Arthrobacter sp. TMP15 genome:
- a CDS encoding aldo/keto reductase, whose protein sequence is MTQNHIEYRQLGRSGLTVSTVGLGCNNLGRAGSVTETQEGSDAVVHAALEEGITLFDVADIYGSHPGQSESILAKSLGSERENIVLATKFGLPAGNANGVDWDRRGSRKYIKQALEASLRRLNTDYIDLYYYHSPDTYTPIDETLAALDDLVQAGKVLYLGHSNMAGWQIAEAEFTARISGGNRFTASQNHYNLMDRRAELEVLPAADAFGLGVIPYFPLANGMLTGKYSSGQAPQGSRLTYTRQHMLSGADLQQLKDFGTFAAERGLTEVQVAFSWLAAQPAVSSVIAGATKAEQVRENAKAASWKPSAEDLVELDKIFPKTSKVALF, encoded by the coding sequence ATGACGCAGAACCACATTGAATACCGCCAGTTGGGCCGTTCCGGATTAACAGTCTCCACCGTAGGCCTAGGCTGTAATAACTTGGGCCGGGCGGGGTCGGTGACGGAAACGCAGGAGGGCAGTGACGCCGTCGTCCATGCAGCGTTGGAGGAAGGGATCACATTATTTGATGTTGCTGATATTTACGGATCGCATCCCGGACAAAGCGAGAGCATCCTAGCCAAATCTTTGGGTAGTGAGCGGGAAAATATTGTGCTCGCCACCAAGTTTGGTCTGCCTGCCGGTAATGCCAACGGTGTGGATTGGGACCGTCGCGGCTCCAGAAAATATATTAAACAGGCGCTCGAGGCATCTTTGCGACGGTTGAATACCGACTACATTGACCTCTACTATTACCATTCCCCGGATACGTACACGCCCATCGATGAGACTCTGGCGGCCTTGGATGATCTGGTGCAGGCAGGCAAAGTCCTGTACCTGGGGCATTCAAATATGGCCGGATGGCAGATTGCAGAGGCAGAATTCACGGCCAGGATATCCGGTGGGAACCGTTTCACGGCCAGCCAAAACCACTACAACCTGATGGACCGCCGAGCCGAGCTGGAGGTTCTCCCCGCAGCTGACGCGTTCGGTCTGGGCGTGATCCCCTATTTTCCGTTGGCAAACGGGATGCTCACAGGTAAATACAGTTCGGGTCAAGCACCCCAGGGGAGTCGGCTCACCTACACCCGCCAACATATGCTCTCCGGCGCGGACCTCCAACAGCTGAAGGATTTTGGCACCTTTGCAGCTGAACGCGGATTGACTGAAGTACAAGTGGCTTTCAGCTGGCTAGCGGCACAGCCGGCGGTTTCCAGCGTGATTGCAGGCGCCACGAAAGCAGAGCAGGTGCGTGAGAACGCTAAGGCGGCGTCCTGGAAACCCAGTGCCGAAGATCTCGTCGAGTTGGATAAGATCTTTCCGAAAACCTCGAAAGTAGCACTCTTCTGA
- a CDS encoding Rieske (2Fe-2S) protein has protein sequence MSIDPSLSRRAALLAGTAASGTACALALAGCAPSANNLRDKGKGPAEIPSTGTPYQVGKLSELPVGGTAAGTANDVEVMLFRSDETTVLAYTDICTHAGCKVSPDGENFKCPCHGTVFNGSDGTVQSGPAKEPLPRYAAAIDGEWITVSL, from the coding sequence ATGAGCATAGATCCTTCACTATCCCGCCGCGCAGCACTTCTCGCGGGCACGGCAGCCTCTGGTACAGCATGCGCACTTGCTCTGGCAGGGTGTGCTCCGTCCGCCAACAATCTGCGCGACAAGGGGAAAGGCCCAGCTGAAATACCCAGCACTGGAACCCCATATCAAGTTGGCAAGCTCTCCGAGCTCCCTGTGGGTGGCACAGCAGCAGGCACGGCCAACGACGTTGAGGTCATGCTATTTCGTTCCGATGAAACCACCGTCTTGGCGTACACCGACATCTGTACCCATGCAGGCTGCAAGGTGTCCCCTGATGGAGAAAACTTCAAATGTCCGTGCCACGGCACAGTGTTCAACGGCAGCGACGGAACGGTACAGTCTGGTCCAGCCAAAGAGCCACTGCCGCGCTATGCAGCAGCCATAGACGGTGAGTGGATCACAGTTTCTCTTTAG
- a CDS encoding 3-hydroxyacyl-CoA dehydrogenase NAD-binding domain-containing protein, giving the protein MSARDFNKLAVLFPDEVVTHSYVQDIALPCVDGAPSAGTFALITLDNGLDHRRPSTLGPNTLIEFGVTLEVQRERAAKGEIAGVGVTGKPFFLAAGADLSAVKELKDKEAGRWMAQLGHDVYSTLNNLGVPSFVFINGLALGGGLEIGLNANYRTVSTGAGALALPEAFLGLVPGWGGVYLLPRLIGPANAVKVMLENALSNNRTLSGPAAFKLGIADALFEPADFLEQSLNWAARVLAGAEDVSRPNAVSEPLSEENSAAWDAAVEHAKAFVEAKTSNAAPAPAKVIELLEKGKHFTKAQSFAAEDEALAELMGTPQFKDTVYAFLDLVQKRAKRPAGAPDPKLARAITKVGVVGAGLMAGQFALLFARQLKVPVVMSDIDQARVDKGVGYVHGEVDKLLAKGRISPDAANRTKALVTGSVSKEVFADADFVIEAVFEELNVKKQVFAEVEAIVSPECILATNTSSLSVTAMAEDLKHPQRLVGFHFFNPVAVMPLLEIVRAPKTDDAVLATAFATAKALRKSAVLVKDAPAFVVNRVLLRLMAEVSKAFDEGTDAHTADNALRPMGLPMSPFTLLAMVGIPVAQHVTQSLHAAFGDRYHLSANQQKLIEAGKKGLWEKAADGSLSIPADTMALLSFGNSPITGEELLRRTQDALAQEIGLMLKEEVVAGAQDIDLCMILGAGWPMHLGGITPYLDRVGASQRVNGQLFH; this is encoded by the coding sequence ATGAGCGCCCGAGACTTCAACAAGCTTGCAGTGCTGTTCCCAGACGAGGTAGTAACCCACTCCTACGTTCAAGACATTGCCTTGCCGTGCGTGGACGGTGCGCCAAGCGCAGGAACGTTCGCCCTCATCACCCTAGATAACGGCCTCGATCACCGCCGCCCCAGCACACTTGGGCCGAACACTCTTATTGAATTTGGTGTGACATTGGAGGTCCAGCGTGAGCGTGCGGCCAAAGGCGAAATTGCTGGAGTTGGTGTAACCGGCAAACCATTCTTCCTCGCAGCAGGGGCCGACCTCTCAGCTGTCAAGGAACTCAAGGATAAAGAAGCCGGTCGATGGATGGCCCAGCTGGGTCATGACGTGTACTCCACGTTGAACAACTTGGGTGTGCCCAGCTTTGTGTTCATCAACGGTCTAGCTCTGGGCGGTGGGCTTGAAATTGGGCTCAACGCCAACTACCGCACAGTCTCCACCGGAGCTGGCGCCTTGGCACTGCCGGAAGCTTTCCTTGGCTTGGTACCTGGCTGGGGCGGGGTCTACCTACTCCCCCGGCTCATCGGACCAGCCAACGCCGTGAAGGTCATGCTTGAAAACGCTTTGAGTAACAACCGCACCCTCAGCGGTCCTGCTGCTTTCAAACTCGGCATCGCAGATGCCTTGTTTGAGCCCGCGGATTTCTTAGAACAGTCACTCAACTGGGCCGCCCGCGTACTAGCCGGCGCCGAAGACGTCAGCCGGCCCAACGCGGTGAGCGAACCGCTGAGCGAGGAAAACAGCGCAGCGTGGGATGCCGCCGTCGAACATGCAAAAGCTTTTGTGGAAGCCAAGACCTCCAATGCTGCCCCGGCACCGGCGAAGGTCATTGAGTTACTGGAAAAGGGTAAGCATTTCACCAAGGCGCAGTCTTTTGCTGCCGAGGATGAAGCGCTGGCGGAGCTTATGGGGACCCCGCAGTTCAAGGACACCGTCTACGCTTTCCTTGACTTGGTGCAAAAGCGTGCCAAACGTCCGGCAGGTGCTCCGGATCCCAAGCTGGCCCGTGCCATCACGAAGGTGGGTGTTGTTGGTGCTGGACTGATGGCCGGTCAGTTCGCGCTGCTGTTCGCCCGTCAGCTTAAGGTTCCGGTAGTCATGTCTGATATTGATCAGGCGCGCGTGGACAAGGGTGTGGGGTACGTACACGGTGAGGTGGACAAGCTCCTCGCCAAGGGCCGGATCAGTCCCGACGCAGCTAACCGTACCAAGGCGCTGGTGACGGGTTCAGTGTCCAAGGAAGTGTTCGCCGACGCCGATTTTGTTATCGAAGCGGTGTTTGAGGAACTCAACGTTAAGAAACAGGTGTTTGCTGAGGTGGAGGCGATCGTCTCTCCCGAATGTATTCTTGCCACCAACACGTCCTCGTTGTCAGTGACAGCCATGGCTGAGGACCTCAAACACCCGCAGCGGCTTGTTGGTTTCCACTTTTTCAATCCCGTGGCAGTGATGCCATTGCTGGAGATTGTCCGCGCACCCAAGACGGACGACGCCGTACTGGCCACCGCATTTGCCACGGCCAAGGCGCTGCGTAAGTCTGCTGTGCTGGTCAAGGATGCACCCGCCTTTGTGGTGAACCGCGTTCTGCTTCGGCTCATGGCCGAGGTGTCCAAGGCCTTCGATGAGGGTACCGATGCGCACACGGCAGATAATGCACTGCGTCCCATGGGCCTGCCGATGTCCCCGTTCACCCTCCTGGCAATGGTGGGAATCCCCGTGGCACAGCATGTCACACAGTCCCTGCACGCGGCTTTCGGTGACCGTTACCACCTCTCAGCCAACCAGCAGAAGCTCATCGAGGCTGGCAAAAAAGGGCTGTGGGAGAAAGCGGCCGATGGCAGCCTCTCTATTCCTGCTGACACCATGGCTCTGCTGAGCTTTGGCAACTCCCCCATCACGGGTGAGGAACTGCTGCGCCGAACTCAGGACGCACTGGCGCAAGAGATTGGCCTCATGCTCAAGGAAGAAGTTGTGGCCGGAGCCCAAGACATTGACCTCTGCATGATTCTCGGAGCAGGCTGGCCCATGCATCTAGGCGGCATCACGCCCTATCTGGACCGAGTAGGTGCCTCCCAGCGAGTCAACGGTCAGCTCTTCCACTAA
- a CDS encoding acetyl-CoA C-acyltransferase has translation MSQNRQIRDVVFVDGVRTPFGRAGEKGIYANTRADDLVVKCIRDLMRRNPGLPAERIDEVAIAATTQTGDQGLTIGRTAALLAGLPQSVPGFAIDRMCAGAMTAVTTTASAIGFGAYEVVIAGGVEHMGHHPMGKDSDPNPRFMSERIVDPAALNMGNTAENLHDRFPSITKDRTDAYAVASQNKLAAAYERGQIQPDLVPVATLKPGAGWNINTVDEPPRPGTTLENLAELRTPFRAHGRVSAGNAAGLNDGATAAILASSEAAAELGLSVKMRLVTYAFAGVAPEVMGIGPVPATEKALKLAGLTIEDIGLFEINEAFAVQVLSFLEHYGIADDDPRVNRYGGAIAVGHPLASSGVRLMNQLARQFQEDHSVQYGLTTMCVGLGMGATVIWENPHFTTATVTNTEGSAA, from the coding sequence ATGAGCCAAAATCGGCAAATTAGAGACGTCGTCTTTGTTGACGGAGTACGCACACCGTTTGGACGGGCCGGGGAAAAAGGCATCTACGCCAATACCCGCGCCGATGACCTGGTGGTCAAATGTATCCGCGACCTCATGCGCCGCAATCCTGGATTGCCGGCTGAACGCATTGACGAAGTTGCCATCGCCGCCACCACACAGACGGGCGATCAGGGCCTGACGATTGGCCGGACTGCAGCGCTGCTGGCCGGACTTCCCCAGTCAGTGCCAGGGTTCGCCATCGATCGGATGTGCGCTGGCGCCATGACTGCTGTCACCACAACAGCCTCCGCCATCGGGTTTGGCGCGTACGAGGTAGTGATCGCCGGAGGAGTAGAGCACATGGGCCACCACCCAATGGGCAAGGACTCTGACCCGAACCCGCGCTTCATGTCCGAACGCATCGTTGACCCGGCAGCCCTAAACATGGGCAACACAGCCGAGAACCTCCACGACAGATTCCCGTCCATCACCAAAGACCGCACGGATGCCTACGCCGTCGCCAGCCAAAACAAGCTGGCCGCCGCGTATGAGCGGGGCCAGATCCAGCCAGATTTGGTGCCCGTCGCGACCCTCAAACCGGGAGCTGGCTGGAACATCAACACAGTTGATGAGCCTCCTCGCCCCGGCACAACTCTTGAGAATCTCGCAGAGCTGCGGACGCCCTTCCGCGCCCACGGCCGCGTCAGCGCCGGTAACGCAGCAGGCCTGAACGACGGCGCAACCGCCGCAATCTTGGCGTCCTCAGAAGCCGCTGCAGAGCTGGGTTTGAGCGTTAAAATGCGTCTTGTCACGTACGCTTTCGCTGGTGTAGCACCTGAAGTCATGGGAATCGGTCCCGTCCCCGCCACGGAAAAAGCGCTGAAACTTGCAGGATTGACGATCGAGGACATTGGCCTCTTTGAGATAAACGAAGCTTTTGCCGTTCAAGTCCTGTCCTTCCTTGAGCACTACGGGATCGCAGACGATGACCCACGAGTGAACCGCTATGGCGGCGCCATAGCGGTGGGGCACCCCTTGGCCTCATCCGGAGTCCGGCTGATGAATCAGCTGGCCCGGCAATTCCAGGAAGATCATTCTGTGCAATACGGGCTCACCACCATGTGCGTTGGGCTAGGCATGGGAGCCACAGTTATTTGGGAAAACCCGCACTTCACCACAGCAACAGTCACAAACACCGAGGGGAGCGCAGCATGA
- a CDS encoding ribonuclease D, translated as MTNPESSTQSRAEEETTAFSSAQEGCSSPTNNGRNRDQGPDARGTATETAQAPLTSVVIDGQRMELGNLPELVELDMPSDGIPSVVETDPALKRCAAALAAGTGPAAVDTERASGFRYGQRAMLVQIRREGAGTWLIDPEAFDDLKIIDEALRGVEWILHAASQDLPCLAGVGMWPDKLFDTELAARLAGLPRVGLGAVVESLLGYHLAKEHSAADWSKRPLPEPWLRYAALDVEVLVDLEDELVALLENDGKLDYAAQEFQHLIDAGVPAPRVDPWRRTSGSHTIRNRVQLGAVRELWYTREKLAEHRDIAPTRLIPDTAIIAAAKGMPTTVPALLALSGFHGRAAKRDAPKWLHAIQTAKNSTDQPPLQVSGNAPPPPRMWAERDVAAAARYATARPRLADLADAVNIPVENILTPDFLRRVCWRPPTQITVASVSAQLTELGARQWQIDLSVEILTAALANPEPLPPKEPKTPKGQKEPKSQMVPTNQRETGAHEGTPSSEQS; from the coding sequence ATGACCAATCCAGAATCAAGCACACAGAGCCGCGCCGAAGAAGAAACGACAGCATTTTCTTCAGCTCAGGAAGGCTGTAGCTCGCCCACCAATAATGGCCGCAACCGTGATCAGGGTCCTGATGCCCGTGGCACAGCTACGGAAACTGCCCAGGCCCCGCTGACGTCGGTTGTTATTGACGGCCAAAGGATGGAACTTGGCAATCTTCCCGAATTAGTGGAACTGGATATGCCCAGCGATGGCATCCCCTCCGTGGTAGAAACTGACCCGGCGCTAAAAAGGTGCGCGGCGGCTTTGGCAGCAGGAACTGGCCCGGCTGCCGTTGATACGGAGAGGGCTTCCGGATTCCGCTACGGCCAACGTGCCATGTTGGTGCAGATCCGCCGCGAGGGTGCCGGTACGTGGCTCATCGATCCCGAGGCCTTTGATGACCTGAAGATCATTGACGAGGCACTGCGCGGTGTTGAGTGGATTCTGCATGCTGCCAGCCAGGATCTGCCCTGTCTTGCCGGCGTCGGTATGTGGCCGGATAAACTCTTCGACACCGAACTTGCAGCCCGTCTCGCCGGGTTGCCGCGTGTGGGGCTCGGGGCAGTGGTTGAATCCCTGCTCGGCTACCATTTGGCCAAAGAACACTCCGCCGCTGACTGGTCCAAACGGCCCCTGCCTGAGCCGTGGTTGCGGTACGCCGCATTGGATGTAGAGGTGCTGGTGGATCTTGAAGATGAGCTCGTTGCCTTGCTTGAAAATGACGGCAAACTTGATTATGCCGCTCAAGAATTCCAGCACCTGATCGACGCTGGCGTTCCCGCACCGCGCGTAGATCCCTGGCGGCGCACATCCGGCTCACACACTATCCGCAACCGGGTTCAGTTGGGGGCCGTACGCGAACTTTGGTACACACGTGAAAAGTTGGCCGAACACCGCGACATTGCCCCGACCCGGCTCATTCCAGACACCGCTATCATCGCTGCAGCCAAGGGCATGCCCACCACTGTTCCGGCGTTGCTGGCACTTTCAGGCTTTCATGGCCGCGCGGCCAAGCGGGACGCCCCCAAATGGCTACATGCCATCCAAACGGCCAAAAACAGCACCGATCAGCCCCCGTTGCAGGTTTCCGGTAATGCCCCGCCGCCGCCTCGCATGTGGGCCGAGCGTGATGTTGCGGCAGCTGCCCGTTACGCCACGGCGCGCCCACGCCTGGCTGATCTTGCAGATGCTGTTAACATTCCCGTTGAGAACATCCTTACCCCGGACTTTCTGCGCCGCGTGTGCTGGCGCCCGCCAACGCAGATTACTGTTGCCAGCGTTTCTGCCCAGTTAACGGAGCTTGGGGCACGTCAGTGGCAGATCGATTTATCAGTGGAGATCCTCACTGCCGCATTAGCGAACCCTGAGCCTCTGCCGCCCAAGGAACCGAAGACACCCAAGGGCCAGAAGGAACCAAAGAGCCAGATGGTACCGACGAACCAGCGTGAGACTGGCGCACACGAGGGCACGCCAAGCTCCGAGCAGTCCTGA
- a CDS encoding DUF3000 domain-containing protein — protein MVSLLPQLPADFQIALASLREVLSRSELTLAEVPAPARLAPFGVAVGAEVIVDGEQLATGRFILLHDPQGKALWDGTFRIVSYIRAQLEADIGNDSLLGNVAWAWLTEALEEQDAQYSSAGGTATRILSESYGTLAARPDSVDIELRASWTPTGTAITPHLQAWANIVCTFAGLPPVPEGVTLLPRRSSERTRHQPRQRPLKNN, from the coding sequence ATTGTGAGCCTCTTGCCGCAGCTTCCAGCTGACTTTCAGATTGCCTTGGCATCGCTACGCGAAGTTCTCAGCCGCAGCGAGCTGACTCTGGCGGAAGTTCCGGCTCCTGCCCGGCTCGCCCCCTTTGGAGTAGCCGTGGGCGCGGAGGTTATTGTTGATGGGGAACAGCTCGCCACCGGCCGCTTCATTCTGCTCCACGACCCGCAAGGCAAAGCCCTGTGGGATGGCACCTTCAGGATCGTCAGCTATATCCGTGCGCAGTTGGAAGCTGACATAGGAAACGACTCACTTCTAGGAAACGTCGCGTGGGCCTGGCTGACCGAGGCGCTGGAGGAGCAGGACGCCCAATATTCCAGCGCCGGCGGCACGGCAACCCGCATTCTTTCTGAAAGCTACGGCACGCTAGCCGCACGCCCTGATTCGGTTGACATTGAGCTCAGAGCATCGTGGACTCCCACAGGCACCGCAATCACTCCGCATCTGCAAGCATGGGCAAACATTGTCTGCACCTTTGCAGGTTTGCCACCTGTGCCCGAGGGTGTAACTTTATTGCCCCGGCGCTCCAGCGAGCGGACCCGTCACCAGCCACGTCAACGGCCGCTAAAAAACAATTAA
- a CDS encoding low specificity L-threonine aldolase yields the protein MVSIGSTESIQLHDTSVIGFASDNYSGVHPEVLEALAAANGGHQVAYGEDVYTARLRREMGALFGKDVDVFPVFNGTGANVVALQSLLPRWGAVVCASTAHINMDENGAPERVGGMKLLAVPTLDGKLTPELIDKEAWGFGDEHRAQPLAVSITQTTELGTCYSPDEVRAICDHAHSLGMKVHMDGARLANAAAFLGVPVREFTSDAGVDVLSFGGTKNGMMYGEIVVALNPAATDGLIYLRKMNMQLSSKMRFISAQLLALLSDDLWLASAGHANAMAARLRAAVEDLPEVQCTQATQSNGVFAILPAGVAERLREKFRFYDWDESAREVRWMCSFDTSEADVDAFVSALRAELGS from the coding sequence ATTGTGAGCATTGGCAGCACCGAATCTATCCAACTTCACGACACATCAGTGATTGGTTTCGCCTCGGATAACTACTCCGGCGTCCATCCAGAGGTGTTAGAGGCGTTGGCAGCAGCCAATGGCGGACACCAGGTGGCCTATGGGGAAGATGTTTATACCGCGCGGTTGCGCCGCGAGATGGGGGCACTCTTTGGCAAGGACGTTGATGTCTTCCCCGTTTTCAACGGCACTGGTGCCAACGTAGTGGCATTGCAGTCCCTGTTGCCGCGGTGGGGTGCTGTTGTGTGCGCCTCTACAGCTCACATCAATATGGATGAAAACGGTGCGCCAGAGCGTGTGGGCGGGATGAAACTCTTGGCCGTACCGACCCTTGACGGAAAGTTGACTCCCGAGCTGATCGATAAGGAAGCCTGGGGGTTCGGCGACGAACACCGGGCCCAGCCGCTTGCCGTTTCCATCACTCAGACCACAGAGTTGGGTACCTGTTACAGCCCCGATGAAGTGCGGGCCATCTGCGATCATGCCCATTCCTTGGGTATGAAGGTGCACATGGATGGTGCACGATTGGCCAATGCGGCTGCCTTCCTCGGTGTACCAGTGCGTGAATTCACCTCCGACGCCGGCGTAGACGTGCTCTCTTTTGGTGGCACTAAGAACGGGATGATGTACGGCGAAATCGTTGTGGCGCTCAATCCGGCAGCCACCGACGGCCTGATTTACCTGCGCAAAATGAACATGCAGCTCTCCTCCAAGATGCGCTTCATTTCAGCTCAACTGCTAGCTCTGCTCAGCGATGACCTATGGTTGGCGTCGGCCGGACACGCCAACGCGATGGCCGCTCGACTGCGTGCCGCCGTTGAGGACCTTCCAGAAGTGCAATGCACCCAAGCAACACAGTCCAATGGCGTATTTGCCATCCTGCCTGCTGGCGTTGCTGAGCGTCTGCGGGAAAAGTTCCGCTTCTACGACTGGGACGAGTCTGCGCGCGAAGTGCGCTGGATGTGTTCTTTCGACACTTCCGAGGCTGACGTTGACGCCTTCGTGTCCGCACTGCGCGCCGAGCTGGGGAGCTGA
- a CDS encoding SDR family oxidoreductase — translation MRTSPLVVIAGGSSQAGIAVAAALLAAGNRVITVGSNAERITSAAEAAGGAIPLVCDLTNPESVTALAAQVHSTFGLIDGLVHLVGGWRGGKGIAEQSDMDWDFLHTSVLTTLRNTSRAFYDDIAASPVGRLAIVSSTSVTAPTLGNANYAAVKSAAETWVGALAQGFSLAAGAEITETGPAAVVLVVKALVDDGMRARSPERKFPGFTHVSVLAENVTGLFATSAAELNGARIIL, via the coding sequence ATGAGAACTTCTCCACTTGTAGTGATCGCAGGCGGCAGCAGCCAGGCGGGTATCGCTGTTGCGGCTGCGCTGCTGGCGGCAGGGAACCGTGTAATCACCGTTGGTTCCAACGCTGAACGCATCACATCCGCCGCCGAAGCAGCCGGTGGCGCCATCCCCCTGGTGTGCGATCTCACGAACCCAGAGTCGGTCACCGCACTAGCAGCCCAGGTCCATAGCACTTTTGGATTAATTGACGGGCTCGTTCATCTTGTGGGTGGCTGGCGTGGTGGCAAGGGCATAGCAGAACAAAGCGACATGGACTGGGATTTCCTTCACACCTCGGTACTCACTACACTGCGAAACACAAGCCGGGCCTTCTATGACGATATTGCCGCTTCACCGGTAGGTCGCTTAGCCATAGTCTCCTCAACATCAGTCACAGCACCTACTCTCGGTAACGCCAACTACGCAGCTGTGAAGTCAGCAGCAGAAACGTGGGTTGGGGCGTTGGCACAGGGCTTCAGCCTGGCGGCCGGTGCGGAAATAACGGAAACTGGCCCTGCCGCCGTCGTACTTGTGGTGAAGGCCCTTGTTGACGACGGTATGCGGGCGCGCTCCCCTGAGCGTAAATTCCCTGGTTTCACGCACGTCTCTGTGCTGGCAGAGAATGTAACAGGGCTTTTTGCTACATCCGCCGCAGAACTCAACGGCGCACGCATTATTTTGTAG
- a CDS encoding DUF6421 family protein, with protein MNITLESPENVSAFDDGNLANHSAWLDLKQAATELSAVQIKDGSVPELSDHDAARSLIETIKNSIQELAPHFPHDALYLELLVKDFTTWVDSGLGIPDFLDSLLAFNPQEHRINGLRHLVVFPMYTQNGSTSRHVEAVLVEVIWPEFIDELEAGSYSNKLFVPLRFIDFTPGYDSNSAVLFPESVSVRETPTFTWGAIFQDREAARFRRVVREAAAVTRLELPADAVELLDDQALTQETFVMWDLIHDRTHMRGDLPFDPFMIKQRMPFFLYSLEELRCDLTAYRESVAVEHDEKASPEARKHAKLVQYTVIFDRIFRFAITGTRVRNYDGVGGQLLFAWLHQHHVLHWTDTKLTIDWADVPAVVIALGHEIEELYWRSIDRPKLAHWLAAYELVSATLTPNPASTWAKGPDALPLTSPLREITDQVMDDEFPLSMFYEALGKKMRGVIESTSGITGAGEA; from the coding sequence ATGAATATCACTCTTGAAAGCCCCGAGAATGTCAGCGCCTTTGATGACGGCAATTTGGCAAACCACTCAGCATGGCTAGATCTTAAACAGGCGGCTACAGAGCTGTCCGCAGTGCAGATCAAGGACGGCTCAGTTCCGGAACTCTCCGATCATGATGCTGCCCGCTCCTTGATTGAAACCATTAAAAACTCCATCCAGGAGCTTGCCCCCCACTTCCCCCACGATGCGCTGTACCTGGAGCTCTTGGTGAAAGACTTCACCACGTGGGTTGATAGTGGTTTGGGCATTCCAGACTTTCTTGATTCACTGCTGGCATTCAACCCCCAGGAGCACAGGATCAATGGGCTGCGCCACCTTGTGGTATTCCCCATGTACACGCAAAACGGGTCTACTTCACGCCACGTTGAAGCAGTTCTTGTGGAGGTAATCTGGCCCGAGTTCATAGACGAGCTTGAAGCCGGCAGCTACTCCAACAAGCTGTTTGTCCCTCTGCGCTTCATTGATTTCACTCCCGGCTATGACAGCAACTCCGCTGTCCTGTTCCCCGAAAGCGTCTCAGTGCGCGAAACACCAACCTTCACCTGGGGTGCCATCTTCCAGGACCGCGAAGCTGCACGTTTCCGGCGCGTGGTCCGGGAGGCCGCCGCGGTAACCCGACTGGAACTGCCAGCCGACGCCGTCGAACTTTTGGATGATCAGGCACTGACGCAGGAAACCTTCGTTATGTGGGATCTGATCCATGACAGGACCCACATGCGTGGGGATCTGCCCTTTGATCCGTTCATGATCAAACAACGCATGCCGTTTTTCCTGTACTCACTAGAGGAACTTCGTTGTGATTTGACCGCCTACCGTGAGTCAGTGGCTGTTGAGCACGATGAGAAAGCTTCACCGGAAGCGCGAAAGCACGCCAAACTTGTCCAGTACACAGTAATCTTTGACAGAATTTTCCGTTTCGCGATTACAGGTACACGGGTGCGCAACTATGACGGCGTGGGCGGCCAGCTACTCTTTGCCTGGCTGCATCAGCATCACGTACTGCACTGGACGGACACCAAGCTCACGATCGACTGGGCCGATGTTCCTGCTGTTGTGATAGCACTCGGACACGAGATTGAGGAACTGTACTGGCGCTCAATCGACAGGCCCAAGCTGGCGCACTGGTTGGCAGCTTACGAGCTTGTTTCCGCCACGCTAACGCCCAATCCCGCATCCACGTGGGCCAAGGGTCCGGACGCGCTGCCGTTGACCTCGCCCTTGCGTGAAATCACGGACCAGGTCATGGATGATGAATTCCCGCTCTCCATGTTCTACGAAGCGTTGGGCAAGAAAATGCGTGGTGTTATTGAGTCAACTTCAGGCATCACAGGCGCCGGGGAAGCCTGA
- the msrB gene encoding peptide-methionine (R)-S-oxide reductase MsrB, whose product MRTSESPATPTVVKTDAQWRNELSPAEYQVLRQAGTERPYTGEYWDSTQEGVYECRACGAELFTSKEKFSSHCGWPSFFAPLADGTVRYIHDNSMGMQRVEVRCSACESHLGHLFEGEGYDTPTDERFCINSVSLKLREGTQELSPEAP is encoded by the coding sequence ATGAGAACTTCCGAAAGCCCCGCCACGCCCACAGTCGTAAAAACTGATGCTCAATGGCGCAATGAACTTAGTCCAGCCGAGTATCAGGTCCTGCGCCAAGCCGGAACAGAACGGCCCTACACGGGCGAATACTGGGACTCCACCCAAGAAGGCGTGTATGAATGCCGCGCCTGTGGCGCCGAACTTTTCACATCTAAGGAAAAGTTCTCCTCCCACTGTGGTTGGCCATCGTTCTTTGCGCCACTGGCCGACGGAACTGTGCGCTACATTCACGATAATTCGATGGGCATGCAGCGAGTGGAAGTTCGCTGCAGCGCCTGTGAATCGCACTTGGGCCACCTCTTTGAAGGAGAGGGATATGACACGCCCACCGATGAGCGCTTCTGTATCAACTCCGTTTCGCTAAAACTACGCGAAGGTACACAAGAGCTTTCGCCCGAAGCGCCGTAA